One window of the Triticum dicoccoides isolate Atlit2015 ecotype Zavitan chromosome 3B, WEW_v2.0, whole genome shotgun sequence genome contains the following:
- the LOC119280730 gene encoding uncharacterized protein LOC119280730 yields the protein MDTSTVSIRPSTIIGPRAADSTFLRPGYPDWVLLNKTARISDQRNATTALCRTREGQAVAVSFWLVDPPAVSYFSVHCPGLEDDDLSDTPPFLLCAEGAFVLFCVTLDDSVHHFVYTARGIPGGRPSLHRLPDPKPRVEAFMSQQFGLLPCGNEHYAVAFLHHQWESSDQAWHYYAYIFSSETKAWKRSKEALLYLSKSDQLLFDRHASSKQITVGESALGWVDLLRGILLLSNLFDERPVITYILLPKVKACITDRNGYPSYAPEFFCDITCCDDLIKFVEIKFDEPNCRANGKAWKATTWNRKVSWDDWGRCSTVDVAEISVDPSYLSLLPELLNDETKELEIKNLYFLNPTLSVHDDDLLYMMGKVNEEDNTAWVIVVDMKRATLEALVPVSTQPSYTVTMYCPCTFPKYYLNITPDIDSPVEKDKSDKWPQGRPSPNNSGGSVQRKRRNKKKQARAADCWLEQPYLLYFVGCVLIAVFVKVFFHLSGM from the exons ATGGATACCTCCACAGTTTCCATCCGTCCTTCCACCATAATCGGCCCACGCGCCGCCGACTCCACCTTCCTGCGCCCCGGCTATCCCGATTGGGTCTTACTCAACAAGACGGCGCGCATCTCCGACCAACGGAACGCGACCACCGCCTTGTGCCGCACGAGGGAGGGCCAAGCCGTCGCGGTGTCCTTCTGGCTCGTCGACCCGCCCGCCGTCTCCTACTTCTCCGTCCACTGCCCTGGTCTGGAAGACGACGATCTCTCGGACACCCCGCCCTTCCTTCTCTGCGCCGAGGGAGCCTTCGTCCTCTTCTGCGTCACCCTCGATGACTCCGTCCACCACTTCGTCTACACCGCCCGAGGAATCCCCGGCGGGAGGCCGTCGCTGCACCGTCTCCCGGACCCGAAACCCAGGGTCGAAGCCTTCATGAGCCAGCAATTTGGCCTCTTGCCTTGCGGTAACGAGCACTATGCTGTGGCATTCCTCCATCACCAGTGGGAATCTAGTGACCAGGCTTGGCATTATTATGCCTACATCTTCTCCTCCGAGACAAAGGCATGGAAGAGAAGTAAGGAGGCCTTGCTCTACTTATCCAAGTCTGATCAGTTATTGTTTGATCGACATGCCAGCTCCAAGCAGATCACCGTCGGGGAAAGCGCATTGGGATGGGTTGATCTCTTGCGTGGTATTCTTCTTCTTAGCAACCTGTTCGACGAGCGTCCTGTCATCACATACATACTGTTACCTAAAGTAAAGGCTTGCATCACCGATAGGAATGGTTATCCTTCCTACGCGCCAGAATTCTTCTGCGATATAACATGCTGCGATGATCTGATCAAGTTTGTCGAGATAAAATTCGATGAACCGAATTGCAGGGCCAATGGTAAAGCATGGAAGGCCACCACATGGAACAGGAAGGTCTCTTGGGATGATTGGGGCAGGTGCTCCACAGTTGATGTTGCTGAGATCTCGGTTGACCCAAGTTATTTGTCATTGTTGCCCGAGCTTTTGAATGATGAGACCAAAGAGCTGGAAATTAAGAACCTGTATTTCCTTAACCCCACCCTGAGTGTGCACGACGATGATCTTCTTTACATGATGGGCAAGGTGAACGAGGAAGACAACACAGCCTGGGTAATTGTTGTTGACATGAAACGTGCGACTCtggaggcattggtcccggtttctaCCCAACCGTCGTACACCGTTACGATGTACTGTCCGTGCACCTTCCCCAAGTACTACCTCAATATAACACCAG ACATTGACAGTCCAGTTGAGAAGGATAAATCCGATAAATGGCCGCAAGGGAGACCCAGCCCCAATAATTCTGGAGGGAGTgtgcagaggaagaggaggaataAGAAGAAGCAGGCACGGGCTGCGGATTGCTGGTTGGAACAGCCCTATTTGCTGTATTTTGTTGGCTGCGTATTGATTGCGGTCTTTGTAAAAGTGTTCTTTCATCTGTCTGGAATGTAA